A single region of the Streptomyces caelestis genome encodes:
- a CDS encoding ATP-binding protein: MSSAAAQHVLRPPNGAAAYAGAPGTSTGFPPGRPTVTSYEATPYGTPPPVPETMPQSSAALSASAALRVECSREGFARARCFTRDTLRVWSLAHRCDDTTLVITELAANAATHAAPGTTAAPEIRLGFLLDRTHLLVTVSDTDDRPPVRSPAGSALEEHGRGLCIVEALSEEWGWIPCPPAGKTVWARLSTSPPI; this comes from the coding sequence GTGTCATCAGCAGCTGCGCAGCACGTGCTCCGGCCGCCGAACGGGGCTGCGGCATACGCGGGCGCACCCGGCACGAGCACCGGATTCCCACCCGGCCGGCCCACGGTGACGTCGTACGAGGCGACGCCGTACGGGACTCCGCCCCCGGTGCCGGAGACGATGCCGCAGTCCTCCGCTGCCCTGTCCGCCTCGGCCGCCCTGCGCGTCGAGTGCAGCAGGGAGGGGTTCGCCCGCGCCCGGTGCTTCACCCGCGACACACTGCGTGTCTGGTCGCTCGCCCACCGCTGCGACGACACGACCCTCGTCATCACCGAGCTCGCCGCCAACGCCGCGACGCACGCGGCGCCGGGTACGACGGCTGCGCCGGAGATCCGGCTCGGATTCCTCCTGGACCGCACCCACCTGCTGGTCACCGTCTCCGACACCGACGACCGCCCGCCCGTGCGCTCCCCCGCCGGCTCCGCCCTGGAGGAGCACGGCAGGGGCCTGTGCATCGTCGAGGCCTTGTCCGAGGAGTGGGGCTGGATCCCCTGCCCTCCGGCGGGCAAGACGGTCTGGGCCAGGTTGTCGACCAGTCCACCCATCTGA
- a CDS encoding SAM-dependent methyltransferase, with translation MNSEKQLSTEIDANVPTAARMYDYYLGGKDNYAADRAACEELDKVVPSTRRLALNNRRFLQRVVRTLSEEYGIRQYVDHGSGLPTQDNVHQVAQRIDPTTHVVYVDNDPMVLVHGRALLEQDERTSVIHADMRETDLIFDHPDTKRLIDFSEPVCVLFNSVFHCIPDSDTDGPLAVARRVRERLAPGSFMVMCQLVSEDPEVRDFVTNFMDQATQGHWGRVREEKDVAAYFEGLEILEPGLVEVSTWRPDTEVAPRQLSHEWIEFGGVGRLPLEQ, from the coding sequence ATGAACTCCGAGAAGCAGTTGTCCACCGAGATCGACGCGAACGTGCCGACGGCGGCGCGCATGTACGACTACTACCTGGGCGGCAAGGACAACTACGCGGCCGACCGTGCCGCGTGCGAGGAACTCGACAAGGTCGTGCCCAGCACGCGCCGCCTCGCGCTGAACAACCGGCGCTTCCTCCAGCGGGTCGTGCGGACCCTCTCCGAGGAGTACGGCATCCGGCAGTACGTCGACCACGGATCAGGCCTGCCGACGCAGGACAACGTGCACCAGGTCGCCCAGCGCATCGACCCCACGACCCACGTGGTGTACGTCGACAACGACCCGATGGTGCTGGTCCACGGCCGTGCGCTGCTGGAGCAGGACGAGCGCACGAGCGTCATCCACGCGGACATGCGCGAGACCGACCTGATCTTCGACCACCCCGACACCAAGCGGCTGATCGACTTCTCCGAGCCGGTGTGCGTCCTCTTCAACTCGGTGTTCCACTGCATCCCGGACAGCGACACCGACGGGCCGCTCGCGGTGGCCCGCCGGGTGCGGGAGCGGCTCGCGCCCGGCAGTTTCATGGTGATGTGCCAGCTGGTCAGCGAGGACCCCGAGGTCCGTGACTTCGTGACGAACTTCATGGACCAGGCGACCCAGGGGCACTGGGGCCGCGTGCGCGAGGAGAAGGACGTCGCCGCCTACTTCGAGGGTCTGGAGATCCTGGAGCCGGGGCTGGTGGAGGTCTCCACGTGGCGTCCGGACACCGAGGTGGCGCCCCGCCAGCTCAGCCACGAGTGGATCGAGTTCGGCGGCGTGGGGCGGCTTCCCCTGGAGCAGTGA
- a CDS encoding SpoIIE family protein phosphatase/ATP-binding protein, producing the protein MVRLLGRSGTRSPLRPGSTPSERQRREAGPSRWHPVAGLRSVLGGRSVAGQVFLLVVVIVLLLVVAAVVALVLQVRHDTTQEARNRSLAVAETFANAPGTIEALGSPDPTAVLQPRAEAAREQSKVDFIVVMNTDGIRYTHPKPDRIGKKFVGTLAPALAGRPVTEEITGTIGPLVQAVVPVKAPDGQVVGLVSAGITTASVGGTADRQLPLVLSAAAVALVLATAGAALVSRRLLRQTHGLGPHEMTRMYEHHDAVLHAVREGVLIVDDGGTLLLANDEAHRLLGLPADAEGRHVLGLRLDPGIAELLASGRVATDEVHLVGDRLLAVNQRTTDRAGVPPGSVATLRDSTELRALSGRAETARARLNMIYDAGVGIGTSLDVTRTAEELTELAVPRFADFATVDLFDAVLGGGQPDAAAALSRTALSGIRKDAPLYPVGERIRFVESSPQGRSLDTGRPVLEPRLSEAPGWQAQDLERSAQIVEYGIHSLITVPLRAGSLVLGVVSFWRHEKPESFDTDELALAEELVARAAVSIDNARRYTREHSMAVTLQRSLLPRNLPEQDALEIAYRYLPAQAGVGGDWFDVLPLSGARVALVVGDVVGHGLYAAATMGRLRTAVHNFSALDLPPDELIALLDELVGRIDQDETEEEGSAPVTGATCLYAVYDPVSRRCTVARAGHPPPALIHPDGSVEFPDVPAGPPLGLGGLPFETAELELAEGSRLVLYTDGLVEDRERDIDVGLDMLREALSRAGQSPEDTCRVVLDSRLTARSSDDIALLVARTRALAADQVAEWPVAADPAAVGELRAAVSRQLAAWGLDELTFTTELILSELVTNALRYAGGPIHVRVLRDRNLICEVSDSSSTSPHLRYATMTDEGGRGLFLVAQLAERWGTRYLPAGKVIWAEQPLP; encoded by the coding sequence ATGGTGCGACTCTTGGGTCGATCCGGGACTCGATCGCCCCTGCGGCCCGGCTCGACGCCGTCCGAACGGCAGCGGCGGGAGGCGGGCCCGTCGCGGTGGCATCCGGTGGCGGGATTGCGGTCGGTGCTGGGCGGACGCAGCGTCGCCGGACAGGTGTTCCTGCTCGTCGTGGTGATCGTGCTGCTGCTGGTCGTGGCGGCCGTGGTGGCGCTGGTCCTGCAAGTGCGGCACGACACGACCCAGGAGGCCCGCAACCGTTCGCTCGCCGTCGCGGAGACCTTCGCCAACGCGCCGGGCACCATCGAGGCGCTGGGGAGCCCCGACCCCACGGCGGTGCTCCAGCCGCGTGCCGAGGCCGCCCGTGAGCAGTCGAAGGTCGACTTCATCGTCGTGATGAACACCGACGGGATCCGCTACACCCACCCCAAACCGGACCGCATCGGGAAGAAGTTCGTCGGGACGCTCGCGCCCGCGCTGGCCGGGAGGCCGGTGACCGAGGAGATCACCGGCACGATCGGCCCTCTCGTGCAGGCCGTGGTGCCGGTGAAGGCTCCGGACGGTCAGGTCGTCGGCCTGGTGTCGGCCGGAATCACCACCGCCAGTGTCGGTGGCACCGCCGACCGTCAGCTGCCGCTCGTGCTGTCCGCCGCCGCGGTGGCGCTCGTCCTGGCGACGGCGGGCGCCGCGCTGGTGAGCAGGCGGCTGCTGCGCCAGACCCACGGGCTCGGGCCGCACGAGATGACCCGGATGTACGAACACCACGACGCCGTGCTGCACGCCGTGCGCGAGGGCGTGCTCATCGTCGACGACGGGGGCACCCTGCTGCTCGCCAACGACGAGGCACACCGTCTGCTCGGGCTGCCCGCCGACGCCGAGGGCCGGCACGTGCTCGGCCTGCGGCTCGACCCCGGCATCGCCGAGTTGCTGGCCTCGGGGCGGGTCGCCACGGACGAGGTGCATCTCGTCGGGGACCGGCTGCTGGCCGTGAACCAGCGCACCACCGACCGTGCGGGCGTCCCGCCCGGCAGTGTCGCCACGCTGCGCGACTCCACCGAGCTGCGTGCCCTCTCCGGCCGGGCCGAGACCGCGCGCGCACGGCTCAACATGATCTACGACGCCGGGGTGGGCATCGGGACGAGCCTGGACGTGACCCGCACGGCCGAGGAGCTGACCGAGCTGGCAGTGCCCCGGTTCGCCGACTTCGCCACCGTCGACCTGTTCGACGCGGTGCTGGGCGGCGGGCAGCCGGACGCGGCGGCCGCGCTCAGCCGTACGGCGCTCAGCGGGATCCGCAAGGACGCTCCCCTCTACCCCGTCGGCGAGCGGATCCGGTTCGTCGAGTCCTCTCCGCAGGGCCGCAGTCTCGACACCGGCCGGCCCGTCCTGGAACCCCGGCTGAGCGAGGCCCCCGGCTGGCAGGCACAGGACCTGGAGCGCTCGGCGCAGATAGTGGAGTACGGCATCCACTCCCTGATCACCGTGCCGCTGCGGGCCGGCTCCCTGGTGCTGGGCGTGGTCAGCTTCTGGCGCCACGAGAAGCCGGAGTCCTTCGACACGGACGAGCTGGCCCTGGCGGAGGAGCTGGTCGCGCGGGCCGCCGTCTCCATCGACAACGCGCGCCGCTACACCCGCGAGCACAGCATGGCGGTGACGCTCCAGCGCAGCCTGCTCCCCCGGAACCTGCCCGAGCAGGACGCCCTGGAGATCGCCTACCGTTATCTGCCCGCGCAGGCCGGGGTGGGCGGCGACTGGTTCGACGTGCTGCCGCTGTCCGGGGCCCGGGTCGCGCTCGTGGTCGGGGACGTCGTAGGCCACGGGCTGTACGCCGCGGCCACCATGGGGCGGCTGCGCACCGCGGTGCACAACTTCTCCGCCCTCGACCTCCCGCCCGACGAACTCATCGCCCTGCTGGACGAGCTGGTCGGCCGCATCGACCAGGACGAGACGGAGGAGGAGGGCAGCGCCCCGGTCACCGGCGCGACCTGTCTGTACGCCGTGTACGACCCGGTCTCCCGGCGCTGCACCGTCGCACGGGCCGGGCATCCCCCGCCGGCGCTGATCCATCCCGACGGCAGTGTCGAGTTCCCGGACGTGCCCGCCGGTCCCCCGCTCGGGCTCGGCGGTCTGCCGTTCGAGACGGCGGAGCTGGAGCTGGCCGAGGGCAGCCGGCTCGTCCTCTACACCGACGGGCTGGTCGAGGACCGGGAGCGGGACATCGACGTCGGTCTTGACATGCTGCGGGAGGCGCTGAGCCGGGCGGGCCAGTCCCCCGAGGACACCTGCCGGGTGGTGCTCGACTCGCGGCTCACGGCCCGTTCCAGCGACGACATCGCCCTGCTCGTCGCGCGCACCCGGGCGCTCGCCGCCGACCAGGTCGCCGAGTGGCCGGTGGCGGCCGACCCGGCTGCGGTGGGCGAGTTGCGGGCGGCGGTCAGCCGGCAGCTGGCCGCGTGGGGACTGGACGAGCTGACGTTCACCACGGAGCTGATTTTGAGCGAGCTGGTCACCAACGCGCTCCGGTACGCCGGCGGCCCGATCCACGTCCGGGTACTGCGCGACCGCAACCTGATCTGCGAGGTGTCCGACAGCAGCAGCACATCGCCGCATCTGCGGTACGCGACGATGACGGACGAGGGCGGGCGCGGGCTGTTCCTGGTCGCGCAGCTCGCCGAGCGCTGGGGGACGCGCTATCTGCCCGCCGGGAAGGTGATCTGGGCCGAGCAGCCGTTGCCGTGA
- a CDS encoding lamin tail domain-containing protein codes for MRIRLLATTAAAAGTLAALTAVPAQAAEYNSALKIRGIQYDAPGSDSNRCSTGNTDEEYLTIKNYSRSTTVNLKGYVVKDAAGNKFTFTASHTLQPGDYVKLRGGNGTDSDAKNVVYRDNCNFMWNNDKDTIYVYKPSGSAADVHSYTKSGSDKDGNGYITFHS; via the coding sequence ATGCGCATACGCCTTCTCGCCACCACGGCCGCCGCTGCCGGAACCCTGGCCGCCCTGACGGCGGTTCCGGCCCAGGCCGCCGAGTACAACTCCGCGCTGAAGATCCGCGGGATCCAGTACGACGCTCCCGGGAGCGACTCCAACCGCTGCTCGACGGGGAACACCGACGAGGAGTATCTGACGATCAAGAACTACTCGCGGTCGACGACCGTGAACCTCAAGGGCTACGTGGTCAAGGACGCCGCGGGGAACAAGTTCACCTTCACCGCGAGCCACACCCTCCAGCCGGGTGACTACGTGAAGCTGCGCGGCGGCAACGGGACCGACTCCGACGCGAAGAACGTCGTCTACCGCGACAACTGCAACTTCATGTGGAACAACGACAAGGACACGATCTACGTGTACAAGCCGTCCGGCAGCGCTGCCGACGTGCACTCGTACACCAAGAGCGGATCCGACAAGGACGGCAACGGGTACATCACGTTCCACAGCTGA
- a CDS encoding ROK family transcriptional regulator: MTTNPTSRDYNKASVLDVVLSHAPLTRNRLIELTGLSKATVSRAVEELRADGFVVDGGVDDVTGRGRRSTYLDLPGTTGHVVGISFGAQTTGVLVTDLRGREIQHMTVPTADHQEVTDAARWLADLIAQAAGSAQGPLRQIVAAVPCRVRNGTEIFGPAESMKIFAGSDLHRAIEDLVEAPVLLDSDANASLLGILTNDATVTNAALFSVSTILNFASCTDHELARGRTPTFGDIGVLSSGVGDEILDELLSTRGLLRFARKRGLDLERVESLWEEPHGEAPRAEVLEAFTTAIVTAVSVVAVTLDPESVYFVGRLRPLVDEVLPEVRGRLERSLPAVPEIRTVPHLIGISTAQGAVYACLTMAQERLHEAVLGARRQGQAAEQSPPAF; encoded by the coding sequence GTGACCACTAACCCCACCTCTCGCGACTACAACAAGGCGTCAGTCCTCGACGTGGTCCTCTCGCACGCGCCCCTGACACGGAACAGGCTCATCGAGCTGACGGGCCTGAGCAAGGCCACGGTGTCCAGAGCGGTGGAGGAGCTCCGGGCCGACGGCTTCGTCGTGGACGGCGGGGTCGACGATGTCACCGGACGCGGCCGCCGGTCCACCTATCTGGACCTGCCCGGCACGACCGGGCACGTGGTCGGGATCAGCTTCGGCGCACAGACCACGGGTGTGCTGGTGACCGACCTGCGGGGCCGCGAGATCCAGCACATGACGGTGCCCACCGCCGACCACCAGGAGGTCACGGACGCCGCGCGGTGGCTGGCCGACCTGATCGCGCAGGCCGCCGGGTCCGCGCAGGGCCCCCTGCGCCAGATCGTCGCCGCCGTGCCCTGCCGGGTCCGTAACGGCACGGAGATCTTCGGCCCCGCCGAGTCGATGAAGATCTTCGCGGGGTCCGACCTCCACCGGGCCATCGAGGACCTGGTCGAGGCGCCCGTGCTTCTCGACAGCGATGCCAACGCGTCTCTGCTCGGGATCCTCACCAACGACGCCACCGTCACCAATGCCGCGCTGTTCAGCGTCAGCACGATACTGAACTTCGCCAGCTGCACGGATCACGAGCTCGCCCGGGGGAGGACGCCCACCTTCGGCGACATCGGTGTGCTCTCCTCCGGGGTCGGTGACGAGATCCTCGACGAGCTGCTGAGTACGCGGGGCCTCCTGCGGTTCGCCCGCAAGCGAGGACTCGACCTTGAGCGGGTGGAGAGCCTCTGGGAGGAGCCGCACGGCGAGGCGCCGCGTGCCGAGGTGCTGGAGGCGTTCACCACGGCGATCGTGACTGCCGTCAGCGTCGTGGCCGTGACGCTGGACCCGGAGTCCGTCTACTTCGTGGGCCGTCTGCGTCCGCTCGTCGACGAGGTGCTTCCCGAGGTGCGCGGACGACTCGAGCGGAGCCTTCCGGCAGTCCCTGAGATCAGGACCGTGCCGCATCTGATCGGTATCTCGACCGCGCAAGGGGCGGTCTACGCGTGTCTGACGATGGCTCAGGAACGGTTGCACGAGGCGGTACTGGGGGCGCGCCGCCAGGGCCAGGCCGCCGAGCAGTCCCCACCGGCCTTCTGA
- a CDS encoding roadblock/LC7 domain-containing protein — MAVETDVLDELRRLRTRIPRLTGSLAATVDGLVLAHDVPDTEPEGLAALTAAALGVAHRMTDAAARGDFRELLVRGSGGYVATYAAGATAVLTLLAEDRVNVGRLHLEGRRSGARIADLVTTHVGPGTGRHADRPAPADRPAPAEHLAAAPPATARPTRPIGTLPVRTPQRPTHQPRPQTGI; from the coding sequence ATGGCCGTCGAGACCGACGTCCTCGACGAACTGCGTCGGCTCCGCACCCGCATACCCCGGCTGACCGGTTCGCTCGCGGCCACCGTCGACGGACTCGTCCTCGCCCACGACGTCCCGGACACCGAACCGGAGGGACTCGCGGCGCTCACCGCCGCCGCCCTCGGCGTCGCCCACCGCATGACCGACGCCGCCGCCCGCGGCGACTTCCGCGAGCTGCTGGTGCGCGGCTCCGGGGGCTACGTCGCCACCTACGCGGCCGGGGCGACCGCCGTCCTCACCCTCCTGGCCGAGGACCGCGTCAATGTCGGCCGCCTCCACCTGGAGGGCCGGCGCAGCGGCGCCCGGATCGCGGACCTGGTGACCACGCACGTCGGACCGGGCACCGGCCGCCACGCCGACCGTCCCGCGCCCGCCGACCGTCCCGCGCCCGCCGAACACCTCGCGGCGGCGCCCCCGGCCACGGCCCGCCCCACCCGCCCCATCGGCACCCTCCCGGTACGCACCCCGCAGCGGCCCACCCACCAGCCGCGCCCGCAGACCGGCATCTGA
- a CDS encoding FAD-dependent oxidoreductase, with translation MPRPLRVAIVGSGPAGIYAADALLKSEVAAEPGVSIDIFERMPAPFGLIRYGVAPDHPRIKGIITALHQVLDKPQIRLFGNVDYGTDIGLDDLRAFYDGVIFATGAMADRALSIPGIELDGSYGAADFVSWYDGHPDVPRTWPLEAEKVAVLGVGNVALDVARVLAKTADELLPTEIPANVYEGLKANRAKEIHVFGRRGPAQAKFSPMELRELDHSPNIEVIVDPEDIDYDEGSIATRRGNKQADMVAKTLENWAIRDAGDRPHKLFLHFFESPVEILGEDGKVVGLRTERTELDGTGNVKGTSTFKTWDVSAVYRAVGYLSDKLPKLPWDIDSGTVPDEGGRVMQETGEHLQSTYVTGWIRRGPVGLIGHTKGDANETVANLLDDYGNGRLHTPATPAPEAVDAFLAERNVRFTTWDGWYRLDAAEKALGEPEGRARVKIVEREDMLRASGA, from the coding sequence ATGCCCCGCCCCCTGCGGGTAGCCATCGTCGGATCCGGCCCCGCCGGGATCTACGCCGCCGACGCCCTGCTCAAGTCCGAGGTGGCCGCCGAACCCGGCGTGTCCATCGACATCTTCGAGCGCATGCCGGCGCCGTTCGGACTGATCCGTTACGGCGTCGCCCCCGACCACCCGCGGATCAAGGGCATCATCACCGCCCTGCACCAGGTCCTCGACAAGCCGCAGATCCGGCTCTTCGGCAACGTGGACTACGGCACCGACATCGGTCTCGACGACCTGCGCGCGTTCTACGACGGCGTGATCTTCGCCACCGGCGCGATGGCCGACCGGGCGCTGTCCATCCCGGGCATCGAGCTCGACGGCTCGTACGGTGCCGCGGACTTCGTGTCCTGGTACGACGGTCACCCGGACGTGCCGCGCACCTGGCCACTGGAGGCGGAGAAGGTCGCCGTGCTCGGCGTCGGCAACGTCGCGCTCGACGTCGCGCGAGTCCTGGCCAAGACGGCGGACGAGCTGCTGCCGACGGAGATCCCGGCGAACGTCTACGAGGGTCTGAAGGCCAACCGGGCCAAGGAGATCCACGTGTTCGGCCGCCGCGGCCCGGCGCAGGCGAAGTTCAGCCCGATGGAGCTGCGGGAGCTGGACCACTCCCCCAACATCGAGGTCATCGTCGACCCCGAGGACATCGACTACGACGAGGGCTCGATCGCGACCCGGCGCGGCAACAAGCAGGCCGACATGGTCGCCAAGACCCTGGAGAACTGGGCGATCCGCGACGCCGGCGACCGGCCCCACAAGCTCTTCCTGCACTTCTTCGAGTCCCCGGTCGAGATACTCGGCGAGGACGGCAAGGTCGTCGGGCTGCGCACCGAGCGCACGGAACTCGACGGCACGGGCAACGTCAAGGGCACCAGCACGTTCAAGACCTGGGACGTCAGCGCGGTCTACCGCGCGGTGGGCTACCTGTCCGACAAACTCCCCAAGCTGCCTTGGGACATCGACTCCGGCACCGTCCCCGACGAGGGCGGGCGGGTCATGCAGGAGACCGGCGAGCACCTTCAGTCCACGTACGTCACCGGCTGGATCCGGCGCGGCCCGGTGGGCCTCATCGGCCACACCAAGGGCGACGCCAACGAGACGGTGGCCAACCTGCTGGACGACTACGGGAACGGCCGGCTGCACACACCCGCCACCCCGGCCCCCGAGGCCGTGGACGCGTTCCTCGCCGAGCGGAACGTCCGCTTCACCACCTGGGACGGCTGGTACAGGCTGGACGCCGCGGAGAAGGCGCTGGGCGAGCCCGAGGGGCGCGCGCGCGTGAAGATCGTCGAGCGTGAGGACATGCTGCGGGCGAGCGGCGCCTGA
- a CDS encoding DUF397 domain-containing protein, which translates to MPPVQNGVQASTLDACWIKSRHSNAEGNCVEVAPLVDGGIAMRNSRDPDGPALVYTAAEVAAFLAGAKDGEFDHLL; encoded by the coding sequence GTGCCACCAGTGCAGAACGGAGTGCAGGCAAGCACGTTGGACGCCTGCTGGATCAAGAGCCGGCACAGTAACGCCGAGGGCAACTGCGTCGAGGTCGCCCCGCTCGTCGACGGCGGGATCGCGATGCGCAACTCCCGTGACCCCGACGGGCCCGCCCTCGTCTACACGGCGGCGGAGGTGGCGGCGTTCCTGGCCGGGGCGAAGGACGGCGAGTTCGACCACCTGCTGTGA
- a CDS encoding helix-turn-helix domain-containing protein yields MSAASHRISRLEPYLDRPEPAPTLLKMLVGVQLAGFREDAKLAQDQAARAVGFSAAKLSRIESGKGRRPPTENDVRALLRLYGTDDYEASVLLKLLQRAGEPGWWQRYDKRLMPEWFDRLVGLQEAAATIRTFEIQYVPGLLQTPAYTRAVVERGLPNAPAGEVERRVELRRHRARLLSRPDAPQLWAVIDESVLLRVLGSTEVMREQLAHLVEMAERPNVTLQIVPLNVTNASAPAIPVTYLRFGGLDLPDVVYLEHIKSANFLEDLDETEEYRIALDRLADEALRPRDSLELLRTTMEQRYS; encoded by the coding sequence ATGTCCGCCGCGTCGCATCGCATCTCCCGTCTGGAACCCTACCTGGACAGGCCCGAGCCGGCGCCGACGCTGCTGAAGATGCTGGTCGGTGTGCAGCTGGCAGGCTTCCGTGAGGACGCCAAGCTCGCCCAGGACCAGGCGGCGCGCGCTGTCGGCTTCAGTGCCGCGAAGCTGTCCCGCATCGAGTCCGGCAAGGGCCGCCGCCCGCCGACGGAGAACGACGTCCGCGCGCTGCTCCGGCTGTACGGCACCGACGACTACGAGGCCTCGGTGCTGCTCAAACTGTTGCAGCGCGCCGGCGAGCCGGGCTGGTGGCAGCGGTACGACAAGCGGCTGATGCCCGAGTGGTTCGACCGGCTGGTCGGACTTCAGGAGGCCGCCGCCACCATCCGTACCTTCGAGATCCAGTACGTGCCCGGCCTGTTGCAGACACCCGCCTACACCCGGGCCGTGGTGGAGCGGGGTCTGCCGAACGCGCCGGCCGGTGAGGTGGAGCGGCGTGTCGAACTCCGCCGGCACCGGGCGCGGTTGCTGTCCCGGCCGGACGCCCCGCAGCTGTGGGCGGTCATCGACGAGTCCGTGCTGCTGCGCGTCCTGGGCAGCACCGAGGTGATGCGGGAGCAGCTCGCGCACCTCGTCGAGATGGCCGAACGCCCCAACGTGACGCTGCAGATCGTCCCGCTGAACGTCACGAACGCCTCGGCTCCGGCCATCCCGGTCACCTATCTGCGCTTCGGCGGTCTCGACCTCCCCGACGTGGTCTATCTGGAGCACATCAAGAGCGCGAACTTCCTCGAGGACCTGGACGAGACGGAGGAGTACCGGATCGCGCTGGACCGCCTCGCGGACGAGGCGCTCAGGCCCCGTGACTCCCTGGAGCTGCTGCGTACGACGATGGAGCAGCGCTACTCGTGA